Proteins found in one Populus alba chromosome 14, ASM523922v2, whole genome shotgun sequence genomic segment:
- the LOC118040493 gene encoding vesicle transport protein GOT1 isoform X1: MAYEINEQKKIGLGLIGFGIFFTFLGALLLFDRGLLALGNIFWLSGVAILLGWRSTWKLFTNRANYKGSVCFLLGLFFIFVRWPVVGIIFEIYSCIALFGGFWPSVKVFLYQIPVVGWIIQYPITLLDHLRRGSA; encoded by the exons ATGGCCTATGAAATAAATGAGCAGAAGA AAATTGGATTGGGTCTCATTGGCTTTGGCATCTTCTTTACCTTTCTTGGTGCGCTTCTCTTGTTTGATAGAGGTTTGCTTGCCCTTGGGAAT ATATTTTGGTTATCTGGGGTAGCCATTTTGCTTGGTTGGCGTTCTACCTGGAAGCTCTTTACTAACAGAGCTAATTATAAG GGTTCTGTTTGTTTTCTCCTGGGGctctttttcatatttgttcGGTGGCCAGTAGTTGGAATTATCTTTGAAATATATAGTTGCATTGCTCTATTTGG TGGCTTTTGGCCTTCTGTCAAGGTGTTCCTCTATCAGATTCCTGTTGTTGGATGGATTATACAGTATCCTATAACG CTTCTTGATCACTTGAGAAGGGGCTCTGCTTGA
- the LOC118040493 gene encoding vesicle transport protein GOT1 isoform X2 has protein sequence MAYEINEQKKIGLGLIGFGIFFTFLGALLLFDRGLLALGNIFWLSGVAILLGWRSTWKLFTNRANYKGSVCFLLGLFFIFVRWPVVGIIFEIYSCIALFGGFWPSVKVFLYQIPVVGWIIQYPITRVESAD, from the exons ATGGCCTATGAAATAAATGAGCAGAAGA AAATTGGATTGGGTCTCATTGGCTTTGGCATCTTCTTTACCTTTCTTGGTGCGCTTCTCTTGTTTGATAGAGGTTTGCTTGCCCTTGGGAAT ATATTTTGGTTATCTGGGGTAGCCATTTTGCTTGGTTGGCGTTCTACCTGGAAGCTCTTTACTAACAGAGCTAATTATAAG GGTTCTGTTTGTTTTCTCCTGGGGctctttttcatatttgttcGGTGGCCAGTAGTTGGAATTATCTTTGAAATATATAGTTGCATTGCTCTATTTGG TGGCTTTTGGCCTTCTGTCAAGGTGTTCCTCTATCAGATTCCTGTTGTTGGATGGATTATACAGTATCCTATAACG AGGGTTGAGAGTGCTGACTGA